GTTGGATATCCCACGTTTCGAAGACTTGAAACTGCCGAAAGTGCTGCTGGACACAATCATGCAGAAGCAGGGGCTGATGCTGTTCGTCGGCGCGACCGGGTCAGGCAAGTCGACGTCCCTGGCGGCGTTGATCGATTACCGCAACCGCAACAGCAGCGGCCACATCATCACCATCGAGGACCCGGTGGAATATATCCATCGGCATAAAAAATCGATCATCAACCAGCGGGAGGTCGGGGTCGACACCCGCAGCTTCCATGCCGCACTCAAGAACACCCTGCGCCAGGCGCCGGATGTTGTCCTGATCGGCGAAATTCGCGACCGGGAAACCATGGAGCACGCCCTGGCCTTTGCCGACACCGGCCATCTGGTGATTTCCACCCTGCATGCCCACAACGCCAACCAGGCCCTGGACCGCGTGATCAATTTTTTCCCGGAAGAACGCCGGCCGCAGCTATTGAACGACCTGGGCAACAACCTCAAGGCGTTCGTCTCCCAGCGCCTGGTCCGCACACGCACCGGTCAGCGCCGGGCGGCGGTGGAGGTCATGTTGGGTTCGCCGACGGTGGCCGACCTGATTCGCCGCAACGAGTTTGGCGAACTCAAGGGGATCATGGAAAAGTCAGAGGAGCTGGGGATGCAGAGCTTTGATCAAGCGCTGTTCAACTTGGTGGTTGAGGGCGCGATTGATGAGGAGCAAGCACTGAAAAATGCCGACTCGGCGAACAACTTGCGTTTGCGCTTGAAGCTGCATGCCGAGTCGGGCGCGACGCCACCGGCCGATCCGCCGGCGGGGGAGTGGGGACTGATGGATTGATTGGCCGGACGCCGCGCTCCTGGCCTCAGGTCGCAAGCTCCGGTCGCCCGCGAAACTGCTCCAACGCTTCGGGATTGGCCAGTGCGTCGGTATTCTTCACCGCCTCGCCATGCACCACGTTGCGCACCGCCAACTCCACCACCTTGCCGCTGATGGTTCGCGGTATGTCGCTGACCGCGAGGATCTTCGCCGGTACATGCCGTGGCGTGGTGTTGGCTCGGATGACCTGGCGAATCTTCTGCTCCAAGGCATCATCCAGCGTCACGTCATCGCGCAGGCGCACGAACAGCACCACTCGCACATCGCCTTGCCATTGCTGGCCGATGGCGACGCTGTCGAGCACCGCGTCGACTTTTTCCACTTGCCGATAGATCTCCGCCGTGCCAATGCGCACGCCGCCGGGGTTGAGCACCGCGTCGGAACGCCCGTGGATCAGGAAACCGCCGTGGGGCAGTTCTTCGGCGTAATCTCCCTGGGACCACACGCCCGGAAACTGGCTGAAATAGGAGGCGCGAAGCTTTTCCTGATGGGGATCATTCCAGAGCCCGATGGGCATGGCCGGAAAATGCCGGGTGCAGACCAGTTCGCCTTTTTCGCCGATCACCGCTTCGCCGGCCTCGTTCCAGACCTGCACCGCCATGCCCAGGCTCTTGCCCTGCATCTCGCCCCGGCGCACGGCTGACAGCGGATTGCCATTGACGAAACACGACACGATGTCGGTGCCGCCCGACATCGACGCCAGGCAGACATCGGCCTTGAAGTCGCGGTACACGTAATCGTAACTGTGGGGCGCCAGGGCCGAGCCGGTGGACAGGATCGTCCTGAGACTGCTCAGGTCATGAGCCTGGCGTGGCTTGATACCTTGGCTTTCCAAGGCCGCCAGGTATTTGGGGCTGGTGCCGAACACGCTGATGCGTTGTTGGTCGATCAGCGCCAGCAGGCGTTCGGGGCCGGGGTGGAACGGCGAACCGTCATAGAGCACCACCGCGCTGCCCACGGACAGGGCTGACACCAGCCAGTTCCACATCATCCAGCCGCACGTGGTGTAGTAGAACAACCGATCCTCAGGGCCGAGATCCACGTGCAAGCCGTGTTCCTTGACGTGTTGCAGCAGCACGCCACCGGTGCTGTGAACGATGCACTTCGGCACGCCTGTGGTGCCGCTGGAATAGAGGATGTACAGCGGATGATCGAACGGCACACTGGCGAATTCCGGCTCGCCGCCGGGTTGATAGAAACCGTCCCATAGCGCCACGTTAGCCTGGGTCTTGAAATCCTCGGCGGATGCATCGGGCCGGGCATAAGGCAGTACGATCAGTTGCTGCAAGGACGGCAATCGCTCAAGGATTTCGTTGACCTTCGGTCGTTGGTCGATGAGCTTGCCGGCATAGCGATAGCCGGCGCAGGTGATCAGCACCTTCGGCTCGATCTGGCCGAACCGGTCAATGACGCCCTGGGTGCCGAAATCCGGCGATGAGCACGACCAGATCGCCCCCAGGCTGGTGGTGGCGAGCATGCCCACCAGCGTCTGCCAGGTGTTGGGCATGCAAGCGGCGACCCGGTCGCCTTGGATCACGCCAGCGGCCTGCAAGCTTTTTTGCAGGCCGGCGACGTGCGTGGCGAGTTCGGCCCAGGTCAAACGTTTCTCGCCGCCGTCCTCATCCAGGGCAACCACCGCCACGGCGTTATCGCGACGGCGCAGCAAGTGCTCGGCGAAATTCAGCGTCGCCCCCGGAAACCAACGGGCGCTGGGCATCTGCGGGCCTTCCACCAGCACCTCGGTGGGCGGCTGGTGAAAACGAATGTCGAAGCAGTCGACGACGGCCTGCCAGAACGCTTCGCGCTGGTCGATGCTCCAGGCGTGCAGGGCCAGGTAGTCGCTCAGTTGCAGGCCGTGCCGTTGGTTGATCAACTGGCAAAAGGCGTTCATGCGCGACTGGACGATGCGTTCGGGGCCGGGTTGCCAAAGGATGTCGGACATGGCGTGCCTCTTGTTTTTCTGTCGGGCCTGACGATTGTTCCTACGCTCTGCGTGGGAATACCTCTGGGGACGCTCCGCGTTCCGCTCTTGGGACGCGGAGCGTCCCTGTCTGCGCTCCCACGCAGAGCGTGGGAACGATCAGTATCCAGTAGGGAGGCTTATTGAGCCAACCACCCACCATCGATATTCCACGCCGCGCCCCGCACCTGGCTGCCGGCTTCGCTGCACAGGAACAGCACCAGCTCGCCCAGTTGCGGCGGGGTAACGAATTCCAGCGACGGTTGCTTCTCGGCCAGCAGGTCATGCTGGGCCTGTTGTGGGTCGACGCCGGTGGCGATGCGATCGTCGATCTGCTTCTGCACCAGCGGCGTCAGCACCCAGCCCGGGCAGATCGCGTTGCAGGTGACGTTGCTGGTGGCGGTTTCCAGGCCAACCACTTTCGTCAGGCCGATCACCCCATGCTTGGCGGCGACGTAGGCAGCCTTGCCCACCGAGCCCACCTGGCCGTGCACCGAGGCGATGTTGACGATCCGTCCCCAGCCCTTGGCCCGCATGCCCGGCAGGCTCAGGCGGGTGGCGTGGAACACCGAGGACAGGTTGATGGCGATGATCGAATCCCAGCGTTCCACCGGGAAATTTTCCACGGCGGCCACGTGCTGGATCCCGGCGTTGTTCACCAGGATGTCCACGCCGCCGAACTCGCGCTCGGCGTAGGCAAGCATGTCGGCAATCTGCGCCGGGTCGCTGACGTCGGCCGGATGATGACCGACCTGGCCGCCGAACTGTTTCACCTCGGCGATCACCGCCGAGGCATCGCCAAAGCCGTTGAGGATCAGGTTGGCGCCGGCCTTGGCCAAGCTCAGGGCGATGCCCAGGCCGATGCCGCTGGTAGAACCGGTGACCAGGGCAGTCTTGCCCGAAAGAGCGGTTGTCATGGGAACCTCACACAATGCCAGTGGCGTAGAACACACCGATCACGAAGAACACCGCAAGGGTCTTGATCAGCGTAATACAGAAAATATCTTTGTAAGCCTCACGGTGGGTCAGGCCGGTCACCGCCAGCAAGGTGATCACCGCGCCGTTGTGCGGCAGCGTGTCCATGCCGCCGCTGGCCATGGCGGCCACCCGGTGCAGCACTTCAAGCGGAATGTTGGCGGCATTGGCGGCGCTGATGAAGGTGTCCGACATGGCCGCCAAGGCGATGCTCATGCCGCCCGACGCGGAGCCGGTGATCCCCGCCAGCAGCGTCACGGTCACGGCTTCGTTGACCAGTGGGTTGGGGATGTTCTTCAGCCAGTCAGCCAACACCAGGAAGCCCGGCAAGGATGCGATCACCGCGCCGAAACCGTATTCCGACGCGGTGTTCATGGCCGCGAGCAATGCACCGCCCACCGCGCTCTTGCTGCCTTCCGCCAACTTGCTGCGAATGGCCCGAAAGCCGAACAGCAACACCAGGACGATGCCCACCAGCAGCGCCGCCTGGACCGCCCAGATAGCGGTGAGTTTGGCGATGTCGCTGGACACCGGCGTCGCCATGCCCGGCAGTGCCAGGCTATGGGATTTGCCGTACCACTGCGGGATCCACTGGGTAAAGAGCAGGTTCATGATCCCCACCGCCAGCAGCGGCGAAACGGCGAGCCACGGGTTGGGCAGCTTGATGTCTTCGGCGGTCTCCGGCTCGTTGCGCAGCTCGGTGCCGTAGCCTTCGCCCATGCGCTGGGCCTTGTTGCGCTGGCGCTGCAAAAACAGCATGCCGAAGCTGAAGACGAAGATCGTGCCGATCACACCCAGCCAAGGCGCGGCCCACGCGGTGGTGTTGAAGAACGTGCTGGGGATGATGTTCTGGATCTGCGGCGTGCCGGGCAGGGCGTCCATGGTGAACGAGAACGCGCCGAGGGCGATGGTGGCCGGGATCAACCGCTTGGGAATATTGCTCTGGCGGAACATCTCGGCGGCGAACGGGTAGACCGCGAACACCACGACGAACAGCGACACACCGCCGTAGGTCAGCAGCGCGCAGACCAGCACGATCACCAGCATGGCCTGGCGCGTGCCCAGCAGGCGAATCGCCGCCGCGACGATGGAACGGGAGAAACCCGACAGCTCGATCAGCTTGCCAAACACGGCGCCAAGCAGGAACACCGGGAAATACAACTTGATGAAGCCGACCATTTTTTCCATGAACACCCCGGTGAACGCAGGGGCAACGGCGGATGGGTCGGTGAGCAGGACGGCGCCGAGGGCGGCGATCGGGGCAAAGAGGATGACGCTGTAGCCACGGTAGGCGGCAACCATCAGCAGCGTGAGGGCTGCCAAGGCAATGATCACACTCATGGTGTGTCTCCTGGATTGTTATTTTTGTGGGTGGTGCTGTGGAGAGGGCTATAGCGATATCTGTGCCATATCGCTAAGCATTTGAAATATATGAAAATTATTTTTGCGAAGTGGAAGAGTCCAAGTGCTTTGTCTCTATTTGGAGATTTACAGCGAGAACTTGGCTACTTTGCGAGCAGGCTTGCCTTCAGGTTTGACGATATTCGGCTTATACGTCCGGATAATTACGGGGAGTGAGTCCGCCAGCGAAGCGCTTCGCAAGGTTGTCCTGCTTTAGAGATATCAAGTCTCTTTATTGAGACTCTGCAATCCCCAGCGCCAGCATTTTCTTGTACAGGGTCGACCTTCCCAGCCCCAGGCGCTCGGCCGCCTCGACAACCCTGCCACCGCATTGCTCGAGCGTGGTTTCGATCAGGTGCCGGTCGAATCGCGCCCGGGCCTGGCTGAAGGTCTCCTGCGGCATTGGTTCCAGGCTTGGGCTGGCGGTGCGCACCACCGGCGTGAAGGTGCCGATGGCTGCGCGGATGTCGTCGGCAGTGAGCACCAGGTCATCGCTGAGCAGCGCGGCCCGCTCCAGCACGTTGCGCAATTCTCGAATGTTGCCCGGCCAGGCGTGCTGGCCCAGGAGGTCGAGGGCGTCGTGGTTCAGTTCGTGCTGGCTGCGCAGTTCTTCGAGGATCGCTTCGCTCAGGGCCGGCAGGTCATCCAGGCGTGCGCGCAGCGGCGGCACTTGGATAGGCAGCACATTGAGGCGGTAATACAAGTCCGCGCGGAACTCGCCGCGCTTGATTGCCGCCTCAAGATCAGTGGACGTCGCGGCGATGATCCGGACATCGCTTTGCAGCACCTCGTTGGAGCCCACCGGTTCGTATTCCTTTTCCTGCAGCACGCGCAGCAGTTTGCTTTGCAGCGGCAACGGCATATCGCCGATTTCGTCGAGAAACAGCGTGCCGCCCTTGGCAATTTGCAGCTTGCCGGCGCGGCCCTTGCGGTCGGCGCCGGTGAACGCCCCTGGGGCGGTGCCGAAGAATTCGGCCTCGAGCAGCGACTCCGGAATAGCCGCGCTGTTGATGCTGACGAACGCCTTGTGCGCCCGCGGCGAAGCGCCGTGGATCGCCTGGGCCAGCAGCTCTTTACCCGTGCCGGTTTCACCCAGCAGCAGCACCGGGGAGTCAGTGCTGGCGCTGCGTCGGGCGCGGCGCTTGACCTCGAGGCTGGCGGCGCTGGTGCCGATGAAATGGGCGAAGTTGTACTTGGTCTGGCGCGCCCGCAATAGCGAGCGCGTGGAGGCCAGTTCTTCCTGCATGCTCAGGTAGCGCTTGAGCATCGGCGACAGGCTGTGCAGCTCGTCGAACAGGGCAAAACCGATGGCACCGATCACCGCGCCGGCGCTGTCGTGAATCGGCAGGCGCATCACCACCAGCGGCTCCTTGGGCGTGTCCTGCATGTCCAGCAGGATCGGCCTTCCGGTGCGCACCACCTCACGCAGCAGGCTTGAAGGAATCACGCTCTCACAGGCACGACCGATCGCCTCGGCCGCCGAGTTCAAGCCGAAGCGACGGGCGTAGCGTTCGTTCATCCAGACGATATTCGCGTCGCGGTCGACAATCACCGTGCCTTCGCTGGACTGTTCAATGATCTCGAACAACGAGCGGATCGCCAGCGTGCGCACGCGCTTGTAATCCTTGAGGCTTTCGGTGGGGTTCATCGGCCATTTCCCTGGAAGGAGAAGCTTGCAGTACGGAATCGGTCTTCCGGCGGCATTATGCCGGGGCACGAAGGCGGATCAACTCTCTTCTGATACGTCGTGGTTGAACGTTCAATAAAATTGTACAGTTAACTCATCTTGTACATGAATTGGTTTGGAACGGCCCATGAATAAATTCAACCCCCGAAAGCTCAAGCTTTCCAAGTGGACGGCTTGCGCGCCGGTCAATCGCGAGAAGCATTTTCTCGTCATCCAGCTGCTTTGCGATGAGCAGGGTGCGCCGATTCAGGTTGAACTGCAGGCCGTTCACAGCGCGCGCGTCGAACTGCTGGATTGGCGCGAACTGTGTGATAGCAAGCGTTGGAAAATGGGCTGGAGCTGATGACCGCTTCACGGCTCAATTATTACTTGTACATAAATAAAAAACTGTACAAGTTTTGTTGAATGATGGCTTAATAATATCCAGCCACGGGCAAGGCTTTCAGACGGCCATTGCCACGCATTCAACGCCTCCGGGAGCCGTACCCATGTTCATTCGTTCACGCAAGCATAAGGACGCCTTGCACGAAATCCAGGCCAGGCAGGCAATTCTTGAAGCGGAGCGGGCGGCGCTTCATGGCTCGATGGCAATCGTCGAGTTCACGGCAACGGGGGAAGTGCTCGGCGCCAGCCCGCTTTTTCTGAAAATGACCGGCTATTCCCTCGACGAGGTCCTGGGCAAGCACCACTCGATGCTCTGCGAACCCGCCTATGGACGCAGTCGAGAAAGCGCGGCGCTGTGGCAACGGTTAGGACAGGGCGAGTCCGCCGAAGCTCGGTTTTTACATCTGCGTCGCGATGGCGGCGGGATGTGGGTAGAAGCCAGCTATGCCCCCGTGCGCGATGACGAGGCAGGCGTGCAGCGCGTCATCCAGGTTGTGCGCGACGTCAATGACCGTGTGCTCCGTGCGCAAACCGAATCCAGTTTCATGCAGGCGATAGACCGCTCCATGGCGGTCATCGAGTTTGATCTGAGCGGCACCGTGGTGCGGGCCAACGAGAATTTCCTCAAGGTCATGGGGTTTCGCCAGGAAGAAGTGCTCGGCCAGCATCACCGGCTGTTTTGCAAACCCAGCGAAGTGCAGGACGAAGCCTATCGTGGCTTTTGGGCCGCGCTGAACCGTGGCCAATACATGAGCGGGCTTTTCCAGCGCGTCGACAAACGAGGCGCAACGGTCTGGCTGCAAGCGACCTACAACCCGCTCTACGATGCCAATGGCCGTTTATATGGGGTAGTCAAGTTCGCCACGGACAACACCCGCGAGGTCGAGCAGCGTCAGACCGAATCCAAAGCGGCGCGATTGGCCTTCGAAACGTCCCGCAAGACCGATGAACACACGCAGTTTGGCACCTCGGTGGTCCAGCAAACGGTAACGGTGGTGCAGAGCATTGCCGATGAGTTGCAGCAAGTCGCCTTGGGCATCGGAGCCCTGAGCGCCCAGTCCGAGGAAATCGGCAGCATCGTCGATGCCATTCGAGGGATCGCCGAGCAGACCAACCTGCTGGCGCTCAATGCGGCGATTGAAGCGGCCCGCGCCGGCGAACAGGGTCGCGGTTTCGCGGTGGTCGCCGATGAAGTGCGCAACCTTGCCCGCCGCACCAGCCAGGCCACCGTCGCCATTTCTGATGTCGTCGGCAAGAACCGCGAACTGGCCAAGCAGGCGGTGACCAGCATGCAGTCCAGTACGCTCAAGGCAGAGCAGGGCGTGAAGCTGGCGAATCAGGCGGGCACGGTCATTCTCGATATCCACCGCGGTGCGCAGCAGGTGGTCGAGGTGATTGGCGAGTTTGCCCAGGCCATGGACCAGCGCGGCGAGGCCTGATCGAGTCAGGCCTGCCCCGGATGCGCCGCCGCCAATAACTCCTTGGTGTAGGGATGCTGAGGCGAGTCGAATACGTCGTGGCTGGCGCCTTGCTCGACGACCTTGCCGTCCTTGATCACGATCATGTCGTGGGCCAGGGCGCGCACCACCGCCAGGTCGTGGCTGATGAACAGGTACGTCAGGCCGTGTTTTTCCTGAAGCTGGCGGAGCAGGGCGACCACTTGTTTTTGCACGGTACGGTCCAGGGCCGAGGTCGGTTCGTCCAGCAGGATCAGCGCCGGCTTGAGCACCAATGCGCGGGCAATGGCGATGCGCTGGCGCTGGCCGCCGGAAAACTCATGGGGATAGCGGTGGCGGCCCTGCGGGTCGAGGCCGACTTCCTTGAGCGCCTGGATCACACTGGCTTCGCACTGCTCGGCGCTGGACCGACTGTGTACTTCAAGCCCTTCGCTGATGATCTGTTGCACCGACATGCGCGGGCTGAGACTGCCGAACGGGTCCTGGAACACCACCTGCATCTGCTTGCGCCACGGCCGCAGCTCTTTTTGCGACAGATGCTCCAAGGCCTGGCCCTGGAAACGAATGCTGCCTTCGGATTCGATCAGCCGCAGGATCGCCTGGCCGAGGGTGGACTTGCCGGAGCCGGATTCGCCGACGATACCCAGGGTCTTGCCACGCTGGATGCTCAGGCTGATGCCGTCCACCGCGCGTAAATATTCCTTGCGCCGCAGCAGCCCGCCGCCGAGCGGGAAGCTGACCCGCAGATCCTCCACCTGCAGGACATCTTCGCGTTCGTCCCGGGGCAGGGCTTCGCCTTCCGGTTCAGCGTTCAATAGCTCGCAGCTGTAAGGATGCCTGGGTGCGCAGAAAAGGGTTTCGCAAGGCGCTTGTTCGACGATTTCCCCGGCTTTCATCACACATACGCGCTGGGCGATGCTGCGCACCAGGTTGAGGTCGTGGCTGATCAGTAACAAGGACATGCCGAGCCGTTGCTGCAACGATTTGAGCAGCAGCAGAATCTTGCGTTGTACCGTCACGTCCAGCGCAGTGGTCGGTTCGTCGGCAATCAACAGTTCCGGCTCGCAGGCCAGGGCCATGGCGATCATCACGCGTTGGCGCTGGCCTCCGGATAACTGATGAGGGTAGGCCTTTAGCCGTTCGGCGGGTTTCTGGATACCGACGAGGGCGAGCAATTCGAGGATGCGCTGGCGTGCTGCCTTGCCACCCAGGCCCCGGTGCAGCATCAGGGTTTCGCCGATCTGTTTTTCAACGCTGTGGAGTGGATTGAGCGAGGTCATCGGCTCCTGGAAAATCATCGCGATCCGGTTGCCGCGCAGCTCCCGCAGCGTCTTGGCCTCGGCGCCGACCAGCTCCTGGCCTCGATAGCGAATGCTGCCGGTGGTGCGCGTGCCGGTGTCGGGTAGCAATTGCAGGATCGAATGCGCCGTGACCGATTTGCCCGAGCCTGACTCGCCCACCAGGGCCAGGCACTCGCCGGGGCGGATGTCCAGGCACAGGTTTTTTACTACCGTCTGGTCGTTGAAGGCCACGCTCAGGTCGCGGATTTCGATCAGGTTGTCGCTCATATCAAGGTTCCGCTTCATGGCTGTTTTCAAGAGCGTGGATCAAAGGCGTCGCGCAACGCCTCGCCAATGAACACCAACAGGGACAGGATCAGCGCCAGGGTGAAAAACGCCGTCAATCCCAGCCACGGCGCTTGCAGGTTCTGCTTGCCCTGGGCGATCAACTCACCCAATGACGCGCTGCCGGCCGGCATGCCAAAACCGAGGAAGTCCAACGCTGTCAGCGTGGAAATCGCCCCGGTGAGAATGAACGGCAGGTAACTCAGCGTGGCGTTCATGGCGTTGGGCAGGATATGCCGCACGATCACCTTGCGGTCGGTCAGGCCCAAGGCCCTCGCTGCTTTCACGTATTCAAGGTTGCGCCCGCGCAGGAATTCGGCGCGGACCACGTCCACCAGGGCCAGCCAGGAAAACAGCGCCATGATCCCCAGCAGCCACCAGAAGTTCGGCTCGACGAAGCCGGACAGGATGATCAGCAGGTAAAGCACCGGCAGTCCGGACCAGACTTCCAGCAGGCGTTGCCCGAGCAGATCCACCCAGCCGCCGTAGTAACCCTGCAAGGCACCGGCGGCGATGCCGATCAGGGCGCTGATGGTGGTGAGGGCGAGGGCGAACAGGATAGATACCCGTGCGCCGAAGATCACCCGCGCCAGTACGTCCCGGGCCTGGTCATCGGTGCCCAGCCAGTTGACGGTCGAAGGCGGGCTGGGGGCCGGTTGATTGAGATCGTAGTTGGGCGTGTCATCGCTGAACGGGATGGGCGGGAAGAGCAGCCAGCCGCCGTCCTTGTGAATCAGGTCCTGCACGTAGTTGCTGCGGTAGTCGGCCTGGAACGGCAACTGCCCGCCAAATTCCTGCTCGGTATGACGCTTGAACACCGGGAAATACAGCGAGCCCTGGTGGCTCACCACCAGCGGCTTGTCGTTGGCGATCAGTTCACCGCCCAGGGTCAGGACAAACAAACCGATGAACAGCCACAGCGACCACCAGCCGCGACGGTTTTTCTTGAAACGCTCGAAACGCCGCCGGCCCAACGGGGAAAGCTTGAACATCAGGCGTTCCTCGCGGCGAAGTCGATGCGTGGGTCCACCAGGGTGTAGCAGAGGTCGCCGATGAGTTTGATCAGCAAGCCGAACAACGTGAAGATGAACAGCGAGCCGAACACCACCGGATAGTCCCGCGACACAGCGGCCTCGTAGCTCATGCGCCCCAGGCCGTCGAGGGAGAAGATCACCTCGATCAGCAACGAACCGGCGAAGAACACGCTGATGAACGCCTGGGGAATGCCCGACACCACCAGCAACATCGCATTGCGGAACACGTGGCCGTATAGCACCCGACGTTCGCTCATGCCCTTGGCCCGCGCAGTGACCACGTACTGGCGGGTAATTTCGTTGAGAAAGGAGTTTTTGGTCAGGATGGTCAGGGTGGCAAAACCGCCGATGACCAGCGACGTGACCGGCAATACCAGATGCCAGAAGTAATCGGCGATCTTGCCCAGGGTCGACAGCGATTCAAAGTTGTCCGACACCAGCCCGCGCACCGGGAACCAGTTGAGCGAGGTGCCGCCGGCGAAGATGACGATCAGGAACATGGCGAAGAGGAA
The Pseudomonas marvdashtae genome window above contains:
- a CDS encoding acetoacetate--CoA ligase; the encoded protein is MSDILWQPGPERIVQSRMNAFCQLINQRHGLQLSDYLALHAWSIDQREAFWQAVVDCFDIRFHQPPTEVLVEGPQMPSARWFPGATLNFAEHLLRRRDNAVAVVALDEDGGEKRLTWAELATHVAGLQKSLQAAGVIQGDRVAACMPNTWQTLVGMLATTSLGAIWSCSSPDFGTQGVIDRFGQIEPKVLITCAGYRYAGKLIDQRPKVNEILERLPSLQQLIVLPYARPDASAEDFKTQANVALWDGFYQPGGEPEFASVPFDHPLYILYSSGTTGVPKCIVHSTGGVLLQHVKEHGLHVDLGPEDRLFYYTTCGWMMWNWLVSALSVGSAVVLYDGSPFHPGPERLLALIDQQRISVFGTSPKYLAALESQGIKPRQAHDLSSLRTILSTGSALAPHSYDYVYRDFKADVCLASMSGGTDIVSCFVNGNPLSAVRRGEMQGKSLGMAVQVWNEAGEAVIGEKGELVCTRHFPAMPIGLWNDPHQEKLRASYFSQFPGVWSQGDYAEELPHGGFLIHGRSDAVLNPGGVRIGTAEIYRQVEKVDAVLDSVAIGQQWQGDVRVVLFVRLRDDVTLDDALEQKIRQVIRANTTPRHVPAKILAVSDIPRTISGKVVELAVRNVVHGEAVKNTDALANPEALEQFRGRPELAT
- a CDS encoding microcin C ABC transporter permease YejB, producing MWGYIARRLLLIIPTLVIILLVNFVIVQAAPGGPVEQAIAQLQGVGGASVGSSGNAMTGSSRASRGLDPQLIKDIEKQYGFDKPAHERLWLMLTSYARLDFGKSFFRGASVTDLILEKMPVTISLGLWATLITYLVSIPLGIRKAVRHGSAFDVWSSTAIIIGYAMPAFLFAMFLIVIFAGGTSLNWFPVRGLVSDNFESLSTLGKIADYFWHLVLPVTSLVIGGFATLTILTKNSFLNEITRQYVVTARAKGMSERRVLYGHVFRNAMLLVVSGIPQAFISVFFAGSLLIEVIFSLDGLGRMSYEAAVSRDYPVVFGSLFIFTLFGLLIKLIGDLCYTLVDPRIDFAARNA
- a CDS encoding TIGR02450 family Trp-rich protein → MNKFNPRKLKLSKWTACAPVNREKHFLVIQLLCDEQGAPIQVELQAVHSARVELLDWRELCDSKRWKMGWS
- a CDS encoding ABC transporter permease; the encoded protein is MFKLSPLGRRRFERFKKNRRGWWSLWLFIGLFVLTLGGELIANDKPLVVSHQGSLYFPVFKRHTEQEFGGQLPFQADYRSNYVQDLIHKDGGWLLFPPIPFSDDTPNYDLNQPAPSPPSTVNWLGTDDQARDVLARVIFGARVSILFALALTTISALIGIAAGALQGYYGGWVDLLGQRLLEVWSGLPVLYLLIILSGFVEPNFWWLLGIMALFSWLALVDVVRAEFLRGRNLEYVKAARALGLTDRKVIVRHILPNAMNATLSYLPFILTGAISTLTALDFLGFGMPAGSASLGELIAQGKQNLQAPWLGLTAFFTLALILSLLVFIGEALRDAFDPRS
- a CDS encoding GntP family permease, with product MSVIIALAALTLLMVAAYRGYSVILFAPIAALGAVLLTDPSAVAPAFTGVFMEKMVGFIKLYFPVFLLGAVFGKLIELSGFSRSIVAAAIRLLGTRQAMLVIVLVCALLTYGGVSLFVVVFAVYPFAAEMFRQSNIPKRLIPATIALGAFSFTMDALPGTPQIQNIIPSTFFNTTAWAAPWLGVIGTIFVFSFGMLFLQRQRNKAQRMGEGYGTELRNEPETAEDIKLPNPWLAVSPLLAVGIMNLLFTQWIPQWYGKSHSLALPGMATPVSSDIAKLTAIWAVQAALLVGIVLVLLFGFRAIRSKLAEGSKSAVGGALLAAMNTASEYGFGAVIASLPGFLVLADWLKNIPNPLVNEAVTVTLLAGITGSASGGMSIALAAMSDTFISAANAANIPLEVLHRVAAMASGGMDTLPHNGAVITLLAVTGLTHREAYKDIFCITLIKTLAVFFVIGVFYATGIV
- a CDS encoding ABC transporter ATP-binding protein: MSDNLIEIRDLSVAFNDQTVVKNLCLDIRPGECLALVGESGSGKSVTAHSILQLLPDTGTRTTGSIRYRGQELVGAEAKTLRELRGNRIAMIFQEPMTSLNPLHSVEKQIGETLMLHRGLGGKAARQRILELLALVGIQKPAERLKAYPHQLSGGQRQRVMIAMALACEPELLIADEPTTALDVTVQRKILLLLKSLQQRLGMSLLLISHDLNLVRSIAQRVCVMKAGEIVEQAPCETLFCAPRHPYSCELLNAEPEGEALPRDEREDVLQVEDLRVSFPLGGGLLRRKEYLRAVDGISLSIQRGKTLGIVGESGSGKSTLGQAILRLIESEGSIRFQGQALEHLSQKELRPWRKQMQVVFQDPFGSLSPRMSVQQIISEGLEVHSRSSAEQCEASVIQALKEVGLDPQGRHRYPHEFSGGQRQRIAIARALVLKPALILLDEPTSALDRTVQKQVVALLRQLQEKHGLTYLFISHDLAVVRALAHDMIVIKDGKVVEQGASHDVFDSPQHPYTKELLAAAHPGQA
- a CDS encoding PilT/PilU family type 4a pilus ATPase — encoded protein: MEIDPLLRILASQDGSDLYMSTGAPPCARFEGVLKPLSNQAFKVGDIAGLAESLMDAEQRLEFDRELEMNLAISLAGVGRFRVNIFKQRNDVSMVIRNVKLDIPRFEDLKLPKVLLDTIMQKQGLMLFVGATGSGKSTSLAALIDYRNRNSSGHIITIEDPVEYIHRHKKSIINQREVGVDTRSFHAALKNTLRQAPDVVLIGEIRDRETMEHALAFADTGHLVISTLHAHNANQALDRVINFFPEERRPQLLNDLGNNLKAFVSQRLVRTRTGQRRAAVEVMLGSPTVADLIRRNEFGELKGIMEKSEELGMQSFDQALFNLVVEGAIDEEQALKNADSANNLRLRLKLHAESGATPPADPPAGEWGLMD
- a CDS encoding sigma-54 interaction domain-containing protein, whose product is MNPTESLKDYKRVRTLAIRSLFEIIEQSSEGTVIVDRDANIVWMNERYARRFGLNSAAEAIGRACESVIPSSLLREVVRTGRPILLDMQDTPKEPLVVMRLPIHDSAGAVIGAIGFALFDELHSLSPMLKRYLSMQEELASTRSLLRARQTKYNFAHFIGTSAASLEVKRRARRSASTDSPVLLLGETGTGKELLAQAIHGASPRAHKAFVSINSAAIPESLLEAEFFGTAPGAFTGADRKGRAGKLQIAKGGTLFLDEIGDMPLPLQSKLLRVLQEKEYEPVGSNEVLQSDVRIIAATSTDLEAAIKRGEFRADLYYRLNVLPIQVPPLRARLDDLPALSEAILEELRSQHELNHDALDLLGQHAWPGNIRELRNVLERAALLSDDLVLTADDIRAAIGTFTPVVRTASPSLEPMPQETFSQARARFDRHLIETTLEQCGGRVVEAAERLGLGRSTLYKKMLALGIAESQ
- a CDS encoding 3-hydroxybutyrate dehydrogenase, which translates into the protein MTTALSGKTALVTGSTSGIGLGIALSLAKAGANLILNGFGDASAVIAEVKQFGGQVGHHPADVSDPAQIADMLAYAEREFGGVDILVNNAGIQHVAAVENFPVERWDSIIAINLSSVFHATRLSLPGMRAKGWGRIVNIASVHGQVGSVGKAAYVAAKHGVIGLTKVVGLETATSNVTCNAICPGWVLTPLVQKQIDDRIATGVDPQQAQHDLLAEKQPSLEFVTPPQLGELVLFLCSEAGSQVRGAAWNIDGGWLAQ